The following proteins are co-located in the Silene latifolia isolate original U9 population chromosome 1, ASM4854445v1, whole genome shotgun sequence genome:
- the LOC141649720 gene encoding uncharacterized protein LOC141649720, whose protein sequence is MTQKAKLQWSLEGDINTSYFHRAIKKRAMLNKVLMIEDMNGVLCTKGSQIQEAFLSYYKDLLGTSHETTDVNVRLVQRGKCCTQEHCDILLRPVTDDEIRKCLFSIPKDKFLGPDGNQGAFIQGRSILENILICQDLVRLYNRSNVSPRCIFKLDLQKAYDSIEWKFMDQMLAALAFPIKFRKMLMLCVTTTTFSLSLNEANFGYFKGRRGLRHTTTNPSKY, encoded by the exons atgactCAGAAAGCTAAGCTACAATGGTCTTTGGAAGGGGACATTAATACTTCTTATTTCCATAGGGCAATTAAGAAAAGAGCTATGCTGAATAAAGTTTTGATGATTGAGGATATGAATGGGGTTCTTTGCACTAAGGGGTCCCAAATTCAAGAAGCTTTCCTGTCTTATTACAAGGACCTATTGGGGACTAGTCATGAGACTACTGATGTAAATGTTAGACTGGTGCAAAGAGGTAAATGCTGCACCCAGGAGCATTGTGACATCTTGTTAAGGCCTGTGACTGATGATGAAATCAGGAAATGCCTATTTAGTATACCTAAGGATAAATTCCTTGGTCCTGATGG GAATCAAGGTGCTTTTATCCAAGGAAGGAGTATACTGGAAAATATCTTGATTTGCCAAGATTTAGTCAGATTGTATAATAGAAGTAATGTTTCTCCTAGGTGTATATTCAAGTTGGATCTTCAAAAAGCTTATGATTCAATTGAATGGAAGTTTATGGACCAAATGCTGGCTGCTCTTGCATTCCCTATTAAGTTTAGGAAGATGCTTATGCTCTGTGTAACAACTACTACTTTCTCTTTGAGTTTGAATGAAGCTAATTTTGGTTATTTCAAGGGTAGAAGGGGTTTAAggcacactactacaaatccctcTAAATATTGA